From the genome of Capra hircus breed San Clemente chromosome 21, ASM170441v1, whole genome shotgun sequence:
GGCAGCTCCTTCTGGTGACAGCTGCAGGGCGGAGAGGCCGGGATGCGTGTGTCTTCAGGTTGCCATGGAAGGAAACTGTGGCCCTGAAGGGGTGTCCTGGGTCCCAGAGCCCTGAGCTTTGGTCCTGGGCTCCCACCCATGGACCATGCAAGCGTCATCAGGGCCGTGGGTTGTAAAGCCAAGGGTTCACGCCCACGACTTTGGTAGTTTCATACGGAGTTTCCACTTCCCAGTCATGCCACCTTAGGGAAGGCACTTGATTTCccagccttagttttctcatcagtaGAATGGGATTAGCAGTACATTCCACAGACGTTTTTCTGAAACCATTGGGTTCAGATATGCTCCAGAACTCAGAATTTCTCACCTCCAGACAGGTGACCCGGGGCATCTACTGTACATGACACCACAGCCCACTGGGGTCTGAAAGCAGCTTGTTATCAAACACAGTAGCTTTAGTTGCATAAACAACGAAATATGCAACTACACTTCTGAATATTCACGGTAGGGGAATTAAATAGACCACAAATTGTCCCATGTCTGTTCATGTCAAGTGTTGTAaccaaagaaacttttaaaaattccttttctgttttcagagCCTGGAAGGGTTGTGGTTGCAGATAGTGGCCATCCTACCCTGTGTGTCCGTAAATAATAGCACACAGCGCAAAGAGATAAAAAAGTGTTCACAGTTTGAGGCCAGACTAAACATGGCTGTAAGGTTTGGGATAAGACAAGTCTCCTGACAGGGTCAAGGGTGATGGGTGGGGAGAATCGTTCTGGAGCGGCTGTGCTGTTACCCAAGTGTCAGAGCCGTTGGTTCCAACTCCACAGATTCTGAGCCTTAGTCACTCCAGGCTGCACAGCCTTTTCCAGGCATCTGACTCATTCCGCCTCCAGAGCTGGCTCTTTCTCTGGTAGTTCCTCGGTGTGAAGACCGCTGCCGTACTGGTGCCTGTGACCTGCCTGACCATCACAGCTCCGTGTCCACCCAGTGGACATCCCAGAAGAGGGGGCCTTGTGTGTCACGTGCTGCTGCCTTCGCCTGCCACAGCTCTTCTCCACCTGCGGAGCTTCCTCCCTGGTGACTGACATGGGCGTTGGAAAGGGGGCCATAGGTAACCGGTCCCTGTGCATCTGGGGCTTCTGTTTCGCTGTGACCCTTGTCACCTCCATCGCTGAGTTATGTAAGGTCCAGTCCCGCTTTCCTTTCTTGTGGAACAACTTTGCCATCACCTATGCCTGCTACTTGGCCCTGGTCTGCCTCTCGATTTCCATCACCTACTCCGTCACTTGCATCCAGTCCTTCCCTTATGGTCCTCACCAAGACCGGGCTGTCACCACCACTGCCTTCTCTTGCCTCACATCTGTGCTGTACGCCATGGAAGTGGCCTGCACGTGGAGTGGCTACAAGATCACAAATACCACCTGCTATGTCCTCACCGTGCCAGGCCTGCTGAAGGTGCTGGAGACCTTCATGGCTGGTGTCATCTTCGCCTTTCTCGGCAACACCTCCCTGTACCTGCACCAGTCGGCCCTGGAGTGGTGCGTGGCCGTGCACTCCATCTGCTTCATCCTGGCAGCAGTGACCCACCCTGTTTAATTAACATGGGTGAATGGGAACACAAGCCGCCTGTTGAGGCTGTGATCGCAATACTCTCTGTCCTCCTCTATGTCAGCGCTCTGGTCCTCTGGCCGCTCTACCAGTTCAGCGAGGAGCTCGGCGGGCAGCCCCAGAGGCCCAGGGATGGGGACTGCAGGGACAACCTCACCTATGACATGTGCACCTGGGACGAGCGCCCGGCTATGGCTGTCCTGACAGCCATCAACCTGCTGGTTTACATGGCCGACCTGGGGTACTGGGCCCGCCAGGTTCTGTAGGGACTGAGGACCAGCCTGGGGACTCCTGATCCCCTGCTTATAGGAGGTATCCTCACGGAGCTCTGACctggctcccctctccctcctcacatCCTTCCCCATGCATCTCCCTCTCTTTTCTGTTCCCCTCCCTCCTGCTGCTCTGTCTCCTTCCTATTTTGTATGGTGGCCACACTGTTTCGCCTCTTTTTCTTGCTGCTCTCATCTATTCTacattttgtggggttttttttcactcttttctaggtgtctttttctttattctcctgTGTCCTGACCACCTCTgtccattttccttcttctgatcCATCAGGACCTGagacttcttccttctctccccaccGCCCCCTCTTACCTCCTAAGGTGCTGACTCCACAGCACACAGCCCTCTGTGCAGCTGTTCACATCCTGGGCCTCTGTAGTGGCCTCGTTGCCAAAGCATATCTGTCCCCTGGGGGGCGGGGGCTTagttggggtgtgtgtatgtgcttggGAATGGAGTGGGTAATGAGAGGTTGTGTCCCCTTTCTCCCAGTGGAGGGTGGTATATAGTACCCTGCCCCttcaactaaaaacaaacaaacaaatcctcTGGCCTTCAGTAATTTCCACTGAGCAAGAGTCTTGAAGGAGAGACCCTGGATTCCTGGGCCCCAGTTGGTGCTCCGCCCCACCTGAGATTGGCTCCAGAATTTTTCCTAGCATACTGAACACTGGCTGCCTTGAGGAGACCTTAAAGGAATCTGGGATGATTTCCACCTCCAACCAATCTCTGGGGAATCAAAAAAAGGAGCTGGTGAAGATCTCCAGGGACTTGAAGACACCTGTCTGCAGTGTTGGAGAGGGGCAGTGATGTGGCCCTCCTGCCTCAGTGATCAAAACTGCAGGTCCTGCCTCAGCAGGGAGAAGAGCATGGCCCTGCCAGCCTTAAAGGTGATGTTAGCCTGGagtttttccttctgatttttttctgatcAGGAAGTCAAAAATTACTGGGTGACCTTATTAAAGGAAAAGTGTCtcttccagttttcttgggcagAGGGTTTATACAAGGTGGAGGCTGCTGCTTCCACTGTCAAAGGAGTTGCACTGCTTGAGTGTGAGGTGACACCCACATGTGTTTCTCTGTGTCAGTTGCTTTCTGCTGCTTCCTGCTTCTCCGAGACTCAGGCAGAATATGATCTAGATCAATGTATATAATCTTAAAAATTTCCCGGATGTTTGGGTTCCTATCCACCCCTGCTATCAAGCATAAAAATAAGCCAGGTCCCTTTTCCCACATTTATAATGTTCTTTTCAGTTTCAATacaaacaggaaataaaagaaattttaaaaactacccTAATCAAATCCACATACTTTAATTGCTCCAAATTTGCCTAGAGCTCAAAAGAGTCCTAGTCAATTTCCACCCTCACCAAACCTAGGTTTCCGGAAGCCCCTCCCACTGACTCCCCACCCCAACTTGGATCAGAGCCTGGGGG
Proteins encoded in this window:
- the LOC108638454 gene encoding LOW QUALITY PROTEIN: myeloid-associated differentiation marker-like (The sequence of the model RefSeq protein was modified relative to this genomic sequence to represent the inferred CDS: inserted 1 base in 1 codon; deleted 2 bases in 1 codon); protein product: MGTSSGLGSGALGFLLHLGQLLSACLPSWLHGHWSECAGNWSVFRWCFCSGGTLTVFMVELCGRQSHFPLSCYDVLYHCAFYFTLFCLLASIIFTTNYVRFLPQSHTRNQAIAATAFSCISTIINCHSRFQYTSATGDKDLTHIGLHTLHLLYYGSSQWVVHRERGGARRAPLMEPKMSREQKGELRVHPVDIPEEGALCVTCCCLRLPQLFSTCGASSLVTDMGVGKGAIGNRSLCIWGFCFAVTLVTSIAELCKVQSRFPFLWNNFAITYACYLALVCLSISITYSVTCIQSFPYGPHQDRAVTTTAFSCLTSVLYAMEVACTWSGYKITNTTCYVLTVPGLLKVLETFMAGVIFAFLGNTSLYLHQSALEWCVAVHSICFILAAVTPCLINMGEWEHKPPVEAVIAILSVLLYVSALVLWPLYQFSEELGGQPQRPRDGDCRDNLTYDMCTWDERPAMAVLTAINLLVYMADLGYWARQXSVGTEDQPGDS